The Lynx canadensis isolate LIC74 chromosome D1, mLynCan4.pri.v2, whole genome shotgun sequence genome has a segment encoding these proteins:
- the SLN gene encoding sarcolipin, producing the protein MGISTRELFLNFTIVLITVILMWLLVRSYQY; encoded by the coding sequence ATGGGGATATCCACTCGAGAGCTGTTCCTCAACTTCACTATTGTCCTGATTACCGTTATTCTCATGTGGCTCCTTGTGAGGTCCTATCAGTACTGA